A region from the uncultured Holophaga sp. genome encodes:
- a CDS encoding potassium channel protein has protein sequence MVRESPPLARLRHTLLLLLAVVLAGGVGYHFLAHLNTVDSFYMAITTLFTVGFREMGDVNTLTKLFTIIYLVMGLGTATYAVSNMTALFVEGDIQGYLRERRMERKLAELKDHIILCGFGKMGFQAAWELKQADIPFVVIEQDASKTRNPRFEGEIFLVGNAMDELILIRAGLSRARGLITALASDADNVLVTLTAKQMAPDVEVVARAAKLGTENKLRAAGADHIVSPYEIGGRRMANLFITPDMINFVDVFKDGSEGVELALEHVLVSPSSPLAGQTLRDTRIRDTTGALVVGINRAGDGLRFNPKGAEVFQEGDVLLVLGPHDALESFVTLARGVTVHPRRRA, from the coding sequence ATGGTCCGGGAGTCCCCACCCCTCGCCCGGCTTCGCCACACGCTGCTGCTTCTTCTGGCGGTGGTGCTGGCGGGCGGCGTGGGCTACCACTTCCTGGCCCACCTGAACACCGTCGACAGCTTCTATATGGCGATCACCACCCTCTTCACCGTGGGCTTCCGCGAGATGGGGGATGTGAACACCCTGACCAAGCTCTTCACCATCATCTACCTGGTCATGGGCCTGGGCACCGCCACCTATGCGGTCTCCAACATGACAGCCCTCTTCGTGGAGGGGGACATCCAGGGTTACCTCCGGGAGCGTCGCATGGAGAGAAAACTCGCTGAACTCAAGGACCACATCATCCTCTGCGGTTTCGGCAAGATGGGCTTCCAGGCCGCCTGGGAGCTGAAGCAGGCGGACATCCCCTTTGTGGTCATCGAGCAGGATGCCTCCAAGACCCGCAACCCCCGCTTCGAGGGGGAGATCTTCCTGGTGGGCAACGCCATGGATGAGCTGATCCTCATCCGGGCCGGTCTGAGCCGAGCCCGGGGCCTCATCACGGCCCTGGCCTCCGACGCCGACAACGTGCTGGTGACCCTCACGGCCAAGCAGATGGCTCCGGATGTGGAAGTTGTGGCACGGGCGGCCAAACTGGGCACCGAGAACAAGCTGCGGGCCGCCGGTGCGGACCACATCGTCAGCCCTTACGAAATCGGCGGGCGGCGCATGGCCAACCTCTTCATCACACCCGACATGATCAACTTCGTGGATGTCTTCAAGGACGGCAGCGAAGGAGTCGAGCTTGCCCTGGAGCACGTCCTGGTCTCCCCCTCCTCGCCCCTGGCCGGACAGACCCTTCGGGACACCCGCATCCGGGACACCACAGGGGCCCTGGTGGTCGGCATCAACCGCGCCGGGGATGGGCTCCGCTTCAACCCCAAGGGCGCCGAGGTCTTCCAGGAGGGGGATGTGCTCCTGGTGCTGGGCCCCCACGATGCCCTGGAGTCCTTTGTCACCCTGGCCAGGGGGGTGACCGTGCATCCCCGGCGGCGCGCATGA
- a CDS encoding outer membrane beta-barrel protein translates to MSLKLLPLIALSALGLSAATPDWTGYHAGFSLSTGLNTTLWKSDSGNVDYGTRNTNGLVTLAGVSIGQDWTYGKGIFGMEFTYEAGLGQNSQETGSTGYSVTRKDCVAGLATLTGRYGILRGQSLLYVKGGLGYGDIRHRFNPAESPEDAFTVHDRQAGLVLGGGIERKLNEAWSWKAEFNHFEGFNCSVTGLDDEGFKVRARMDTLKLGLNWHF, encoded by the coding sequence GTGTCCCTGAAGCTCCTGCCGCTCATCGCTCTCTCCGCCCTCGGCCTCTCCGCCGCCACGCCCGACTGGACCGGCTACCATGCTGGCTTCTCCCTCTCTACGGGGCTCAACACCACCCTCTGGAAGTCCGACTCGGGCAATGTGGACTACGGCACCCGTAACACCAACGGCCTCGTCACCCTGGCCGGCGTCTCCATTGGGCAGGATTGGACCTACGGGAAGGGGATCTTCGGGATGGAGTTCACCTACGAGGCAGGCCTGGGCCAGAACTCCCAGGAGACCGGTTCGACGGGCTATTCGGTGACCCGCAAGGACTGTGTCGCGGGCCTGGCCACCCTCACCGGGCGCTACGGCATCCTGCGGGGGCAGTCGCTCCTCTACGTCAAGGGCGGCTTGGGCTATGGGGACATCCGGCACCGATTCAATCCCGCCGAGTCGCCTGAGGATGCCTTCACGGTCCACGACCGTCAGGCTGGCTTGGTGCTGGGGGGCGGAATCGAGCGGAAGCTCAACGAGGCCTGGTCCTGGAAGGCTGAGTTCAATCACTTCGAGGGCTTCAACTGCTCCGTCACTGGGCTGGACGACGAGGGCTTCAAGGTCCGGGCCCGTATGGACACCCTCAAGCTTGGCCTGAACTGGCACTTCTGA
- a CDS encoding 4Fe-4S dicluster domain-containing protein, producing the protein MAERYTLPSDALATLFGALAQDGRRILAPTDKDGRTELNPVTRPEEVAQDYLQTILSAKETVFPKVERLLSYTLEGKQVNLKDAEPHAVPTVLFGVRPCEAAAFKALDAVFNWDTRDRFFNARLEQLAVIGVSCLKADEACFCTSAGGGPGDTQGSDILLTPMPGGYLAEVLTPKGEAIKALCPQVFQADGSADKEAVLAKVEKAFDREALTAKLPGLFENPLWKAQSLRCQGCGACAFVCPTCVCFDIQEEADTKKGERLRLWDSCGFGLFTLHASGHNPREVQSARWRQRIYHKFSYYPERYQQYGCVGCGKCTRACPVDMNLKEHLVEAAQAQ; encoded by the coding sequence ATGGCTGAACGATACACCCTCCCTTCAGACGCCCTGGCCACCCTCTTCGGGGCCCTGGCCCAGGATGGCCGCCGGATCCTGGCCCCCACCGACAAGGACGGGCGCACGGAGCTGAACCCCGTGACCCGTCCCGAGGAGGTGGCCCAGGACTACCTCCAGACCATTCTCTCCGCCAAGGAGACGGTCTTCCCCAAGGTGGAGCGCCTCCTCTCCTACACCCTCGAAGGCAAGCAGGTGAACCTCAAGGACGCCGAGCCCCACGCGGTGCCCACGGTGCTCTTCGGCGTGCGCCCCTGTGAGGCCGCGGCCTTCAAGGCCCTGGATGCCGTCTTCAACTGGGACACCCGGGATCGCTTCTTCAATGCCCGCCTGGAGCAGCTCGCCGTCATCGGCGTGAGCTGCCTGAAGGCCGATGAGGCCTGTTTCTGCACCAGTGCGGGCGGTGGTCCCGGGGACACCCAGGGCTCCGACATCCTGCTGACGCCCATGCCCGGCGGCTACCTGGCCGAGGTGCTCACACCCAAGGGGGAGGCCATCAAGGCCCTCTGCCCCCAGGTCTTCCAGGCTGACGGCAGCGCCGACAAGGAGGCCGTCCTGGCCAAGGTCGAGAAGGCCTTCGACCGTGAAGCCCTCACGGCCAAGCTGCCGGGCCTCTTCGAGAACCCCCTCTGGAAGGCCCAGTCCCTGCGCTGCCAGGGCTGTGGCGCCTGCGCCTTCGTCTGCCCCACCTGCGTCTGCTTCGACATCCAGGAAGAGGCGGACACCAAGAAGGGCGAGCGCCTGCGCCTCTGGGACTCCTGCGGCTTCGGGCTCTTCACCCTCCACGCCTCGGGGCACAACCCCCGGGAGGTCCAGAGCGCCCGGTGGCGCCAGCGGATCTACCACAAGTTCTCCTACTACCCCGAACGCTACCAGCAGTACGGCTGCGTGGGCTGCGGCAAGTGCACCCGGGCCTGCCCGGTGGACATGAACCTGAAGGAACACCTCGTCGAAGCTGCACAGGCGCAGTAG
- a CDS encoding glycosyltransferase — protein sequence MPTLCLTMIVKNEAPVIRRCLASVRPWIDAWVIVDTGSTDSTQALVREALAGLPGELFERPWVDFGHNRSEAVALAGKRADYLLFMDADDVLQVPEGFHWPDLGGDAYMVVHHDAGVDYPRAFLASTRLPWRFEGAIHEYLACGVPHCMEILEGPSILDRREGARSRDPGKYAKDAALLEEALQREPGNPRNTFYLAQSLRDAGQSERSLEVYRQRAALGGWEEEVWYSLYQVALLKEALGHPRAEVQGAFLLAYQVRPSRPETLGQLARYCREGGEHHLAYLFARQALELSPTQDSLFVDPSFSLWRNLDEYAVACYWTGRLRECAQACRALLEGSALPVSERARVEANLAFAVKGAEAGTSKP from the coding sequence TTGCCTACTCTCTGCCTCACCATGATCGTCAAGAACGAGGCGCCGGTCATCCGGCGCTGCTTGGCTTCGGTTCGCCCTTGGATCGACGCCTGGGTGATTGTGGACACGGGCTCCACCGACAGCACCCAGGCCCTGGTGCGGGAGGCCCTGGCTGGGCTTCCGGGGGAGCTCTTCGAGCGCCCCTGGGTGGACTTCGGCCACAACCGCAGCGAGGCGGTGGCCCTTGCGGGCAAGCGGGCGGATTACCTCCTCTTCATGGATGCCGATGACGTGCTCCAGGTGCCGGAAGGCTTCCACTGGCCCGATCTGGGGGGCGATGCCTACATGGTAGTCCACCACGACGCCGGGGTGGACTACCCCCGCGCCTTCCTCGCCTCCACAAGGCTCCCCTGGCGCTTCGAAGGGGCGATCCACGAATACCTGGCCTGCGGGGTGCCCCATTGCATGGAGATCCTTGAGGGGCCTTCCATCCTGGACCGGCGGGAGGGGGCCAGGAGCCGAGACCCTGGGAAATACGCAAAGGATGCCGCCCTTCTGGAGGAGGCCCTGCAGAGGGAACCCGGGAACCCCCGCAACACCTTCTATCTGGCCCAGAGCCTGCGCGATGCCGGGCAGTCGGAGCGCAGCCTGGAGGTCTACCGGCAGCGGGCAGCCCTGGGGGGCTGGGAGGAGGAGGTCTGGTATTCCCTCTACCAGGTTGCCTTGCTGAAGGAGGCCCTGGGCCACCCCCGTGCCGAGGTGCAGGGGGCTTTTCTCCTGGCCTACCAGGTCCGGCCCTCCCGCCCCGAGACCCTGGGGCAGCTGGCGCGATACTGCCGCGAGGGTGGCGAGCACCACCTGGCCTACCTCTTCGCCCGGCAGGCACTGGAGCTCTCCCCCACCCAGGACAGCCTCTTTGTCGACCCCTCCTTCAGTCTCTGGAGGAATCTGGATGAGTACGCCGTGGCCTGCTACTGGACCGGGCGTCTCCGGGAGTGCGCACAGGCCTGTCGTGCGCTCCTGGAAGGCTCAGCCCTCCCGGTCTCCGAAAGGGCCAGGGTGGAGGCCAACCTGGCCTTCGCCGTGAAGGGCGCTGAAGCTGGAACCTCGAAGCCATAG
- the rlmN gene encoding 23S rRNA (adenine(2503)-C(2))-methyltransferase RlmN gives MNWEQAAPEAPEEPRPNAAGLGLSALKVLMGRLGEKPFRAAQVFEGLYLHRWTAWDQFTTLSKALRARLAGEVDLVWPEILESRSASDGTTKHAFRLRDGLQVEGVHMPYPDRTTLCLSSQVGCAMGCAFCATGQMGIRRNLSPGEIVGQVVTMLNHHAHPLPRPGENRPVNLVFMGMGEPLHNLPHVMEAFALLTDPAGLAIPPRRITLSTSGLVSGIRRLGVFDPRPRLAVSLNATTDAHRDRIMPVNRAWNLAALAEALKAFPLAKGERITLEYVLLKGETDSPADAERLAAYAAAFPAKVNLIPFNEHEGAGFRTPDEATLDRFCKVLVAQGIPVMIRRSRGQEIAGACGQLVREIDPLD, from the coding sequence ATGAACTGGGAGCAGGCCGCCCCCGAGGCTCCGGAGGAGCCGCGCCCCAACGCCGCAGGACTGGGGCTCAGCGCCCTGAAGGTGCTCATGGGCCGCCTGGGGGAGAAGCCCTTCCGGGCGGCCCAGGTCTTCGAGGGACTCTATCTGCATCGCTGGACCGCCTGGGATCAGTTCACCACCCTCTCCAAGGCGCTTCGTGCGCGGCTGGCGGGCGAGGTGGACCTGGTCTGGCCGGAGATCCTGGAGTCCCGCTCCGCCTCTGATGGCACCACCAAGCACGCCTTCCGCTTGAGAGATGGCCTGCAGGTGGAGGGGGTCCACATGCCCTACCCGGACCGCACCACCCTCTGCCTTTCCAGCCAGGTGGGCTGCGCCATGGGCTGTGCCTTCTGTGCCACGGGCCAGATGGGCATCCGGCGGAACCTCAGCCCTGGCGAGATCGTCGGGCAGGTGGTCACCATGCTGAACCACCACGCTCACCCCCTCCCCAGGCCCGGGGAGAACCGGCCCGTGAATCTGGTTTTCATGGGCATGGGCGAGCCCTTGCACAATCTGCCCCATGTGATGGAGGCCTTCGCTCTGCTCACGGATCCTGCGGGCCTGGCCATCCCCCCCAGGCGCATCACCCTCAGCACCTCGGGTCTGGTGTCCGGGATCCGCCGTCTGGGCGTCTTCGACCCGCGTCCGCGCCTGGCGGTCTCCCTCAACGCCACCACCGACGCCCACCGCGACCGCATCATGCCTGTCAACCGCGCCTGGAACCTGGCGGCGCTGGCCGAAGCCCTCAAGGCCTTCCCCCTGGCCAAGGGGGAGCGCATCACCCTGGAATACGTCCTCCTCAAGGGGGAGACGGACAGCCCCGCCGATGCAGAGCGCCTGGCCGCGTACGCGGCGGCCTTCCCCGCCAAGGTGAACCTCATCCCCTTCAATGAACATGAGGGAGCGGGCTTCCGCACCCCTGACGAGGCCACCTTGGACCGCTTCTGCAAGGTCCTGGTGGCACAGGGTATCCCCGTCATGATCCGCCGCAGCCGAGGGCAGGAAATAGCCGGTGCCTGTGGGCAGCTGGTGAGGGAAATCGACCCGCTGGACTGA
- the def gene encoding peptide deformylase, giving the protein MTVRPVITWGDPRLKKNSEDVGEWTPELQQLVEDMFETTYAEEGVGLAAPQVGININLVVIDISAGEDRTQQLVLINPEILRAEGTQSGKEGCLSVPGISEVMERPQKVWIKNRKPDGSWEELVGEDLLARAFCHEIDHLRGRLFVDYYGPVKKGMIQRKYQKLRNG; this is encoded by the coding sequence ATGACTGTACGACCTGTGATCACCTGGGGGGACCCCCGACTCAAGAAGAACAGCGAGGATGTAGGCGAGTGGACGCCCGAGCTCCAGCAGCTCGTGGAGGACATGTTCGAGACCACCTACGCGGAGGAGGGCGTGGGTCTCGCCGCCCCGCAAGTGGGGATCAACATCAATCTGGTGGTGATTGACATCTCCGCCGGTGAGGACCGCACCCAGCAGCTGGTGCTCATCAATCCCGAGATCCTCCGCGCTGAGGGCACCCAGTCCGGCAAGGAGGGTTGTCTTTCCGTGCCTGGCATCTCCGAAGTCATGGAGCGTCCCCAGAAGGTCTGGATCAAGAACCGGAAGCCGGATGGCAGCTGGGAGGAGCTGGTGGGCGAGGACCTCCTGGCCCGCGCCTTCTGCCATGAGATCGACCACCTCCGGGGCAGGCTCTTCGTGGACTACTACGGACCCGTCAAGAAGGGCATGATCCAGCGGAAGTACCAGAAGCTCCGGAATGGCTGA
- a CDS encoding DUF4760 domain-containing protein — MLLELPSILDASGILVTVVAALLVARQTYAHFIRNRAFAYIERFNHKDSMELRIEVEQWLALNPQRDALIRLVTSRDPKDIALAIKVRTYLNLFQELAVAFEKGMVDRRIFYRNFDFLITSHWDRLEEFIFSYRAHTGDFTLYKRFERMVAQVKCHRVKGRQGRLFIFGYGSLRLPASLHRTLARPLEAYPLLPGVLRGYRRAWDITVPVWVDSSPTPVSAVFLNLVRDPAGSTPGDLLEVSPEELGLLRLRELNYDCMEVTPYVQGIGPLDPEDVVVTFLGQEAHRLRAGQEAHILEGYLELLRGVGDPGLLEVGTLPMLSGTYRFQAP, encoded by the coding sequence ATGCTGCTGGAACTCCCATCGATTCTGGACGCTTCGGGCATCCTCGTCACGGTGGTGGCGGCGCTGCTCGTGGCGCGGCAGACCTACGCCCACTTCATCCGCAACCGGGCCTTTGCCTATATCGAGCGCTTCAACCACAAGGACTCGATGGAGCTGCGTATCGAGGTGGAGCAATGGCTGGCCCTGAATCCCCAGCGGGACGCCCTCATCCGCCTGGTGACCTCCAGGGACCCCAAGGACATCGCGCTCGCCATCAAGGTCCGGACCTACCTCAATCTCTTCCAGGAACTGGCGGTGGCCTTCGAGAAGGGCATGGTGGACCGCCGCATCTTCTATCGCAACTTCGACTTTCTCATCACAAGCCACTGGGATCGGCTGGAGGAGTTCATCTTCAGCTACCGTGCCCATACCGGGGACTTCACGCTTTACAAGCGCTTTGAGCGGATGGTGGCGCAAGTGAAGTGCCACCGGGTGAAGGGGCGCCAGGGTCGGCTCTTCATCTTCGGCTACGGCTCCCTCCGCCTCCCGGCCAGCCTCCACCGAACCCTGGCCAGGCCCCTCGAAGCCTATCCCCTCCTGCCAGGGGTCCTCCGCGGATACCGGCGAGCCTGGGACATCACGGTACCGGTGTGGGTGGATTCGAGTCCTACGCCTGTCTCCGCGGTGTTCCTCAATCTGGTGCGCGACCCTGCCGGCAGCACCCCGGGGGACCTGCTTGAGGTGAGCCCTGAGGAGCTGGGGCTTCTCCGTCTGCGGGAGCTGAACTACGACTGCATGGAGGTCACTCCGTATGTCCAGGGGATAGGGCCCCTGGATCCCGAGGATGTGGTCGTCACCTTCCTTGGGCAGGAGGCCCATCGGCTGCGGGCAGGGCAGGAGGCCCACATCCTGGAGGGCTACCTGGAGCTCCTGCGGGGGGTCGGCGACCCCGGGCTGCTGGAGGTGGGGACCCTGCCGATGCTTTCAGGCACCTACCGCTTCCAGGCCCCCTGA
- a CDS encoding FAD/NAD(P)-binding protein — protein MCACEDKNIYLPYLMRIAQITQEAPGVRTYRLEFQNEEEGKAFEFKTGQFGLYSAFGAGESTFCIASSPTRKGYIECTFRETGRVTSALADKEVGDTIGFRGPYGNVFPLDQWKGKNLVFIAGGIALPPLRSVIWNCLDLRENFKDITVVYGARSVKDLVYKHELKEWEERSDINLVCTVDPGGETPDWSGKVGFIPTVVEGLGLSAENTVAIVCGPPIMIKLTLPVLQKLGFPPENTYTTLENRMKCGLGKCGRCNTGSSYVCKDGPVYTLAQLNGLPAEY, from the coding sequence ATGTGCGCCTGTGAAGACAAGAACATCTACCTCCCCTACCTCATGCGGATCGCCCAGATCACCCAGGAGGCCCCCGGGGTGAGGACCTACCGTCTGGAGTTCCAGAACGAGGAAGAGGGCAAGGCCTTTGAGTTCAAGACCGGCCAGTTCGGCCTCTACTCGGCCTTCGGCGCCGGGGAGAGCACCTTCTGCATCGCCTCCAGCCCCACCCGCAAGGGCTACATCGAGTGCACCTTCCGCGAAACCGGCCGGGTCACCAGCGCCCTGGCGGACAAGGAGGTCGGCGACACCATCGGCTTCCGCGGCCCCTACGGCAACGTCTTCCCCCTGGATCAGTGGAAGGGCAAGAACCTGGTCTTCATTGCCGGCGGCATCGCCCTGCCGCCCCTGCGCAGCGTCATCTGGAACTGCCTGGACCTGCGGGAGAACTTCAAGGACATCACCGTGGTCTACGGCGCCCGCTCCGTCAAGGATCTGGTCTACAAGCACGAGCTCAAGGAGTGGGAGGAGCGCAGCGACATCAACCTGGTCTGCACCGTGGACCCCGGCGGCGAGACCCCCGACTGGAGCGGCAAGGTGGGCTTCATCCCCACCGTAGTCGAGGGCCTGGGCCTCAGCGCTGAGAACACCGTGGCCATCGTCTGCGGCCCCCCCATCATGATCAAGCTGACCCTCCCGGTGTTGCAGAAGCTGGGCTTCCCCCCCGAGAACACCTACACCACCCTGGAGAACCGCATGAAGTGCGGTCTGGGCAAGTGCGGGCGCTGCAACACGGGCTCGAGCTACGTCTGCAAGGACGGCCCCGTCTACACCCTGGCCCAGCTCAACGGGCTGCCGGCGGAGTACTGA
- a CDS encoding 4Fe-4S dicluster domain-containing protein, protein MEPIIQKAKELLESGAVQGILGHAQGTGDTRRPHFATTPAQADKLVTDGDCPTNLANLLMKHEVKHLGKLAIIAQKPSILRSLLQLKAERQVQEDSYIALVPDKEGSGFQELGTIQAMESYLAEIPRKVPKKDQAMMDKLMAMSRSERFAFWKQELSRCIKCYACRNSCPMCYCERCTMDCNRPQWVPVPSHAVGNQEYHLVRAMHLAGRCVECGECGRACPVGIPVHLLTIFGEESVRRQFGQGGGASSTLDFALSTFRPDDQESFIR, encoded by the coding sequence GTGGAACCCATCATCCAGAAAGCCAAGGAACTTCTTGAGAGCGGGGCCGTCCAGGGCATCCTGGGCCATGCCCAGGGCACCGGCGACACCCGCCGCCCCCACTTCGCCACCACCCCGGCCCAGGCGGACAAGCTGGTGACCGACGGGGACTGTCCCACCAACCTGGCCAACCTGCTCATGAAGCACGAGGTCAAGCACCTGGGCAAGCTGGCCATCATCGCCCAGAAGCCCTCCATCCTGCGGAGCCTCCTGCAGCTCAAGGCCGAGCGCCAGGTCCAGGAGGACAGCTATATCGCCCTGGTCCCCGACAAGGAGGGCAGCGGATTCCAGGAACTCGGCACCATCCAGGCCATGGAGAGCTACCTGGCGGAAATCCCCCGCAAGGTCCCCAAGAAGGACCAGGCCATGATGGACAAGCTCATGGCCATGAGCCGCAGTGAGCGCTTCGCCTTCTGGAAGCAGGAGCTCTCCCGCTGCATCAAGTGCTACGCCTGCCGGAACTCCTGCCCCATGTGCTACTGCGAGCGCTGCACCATGGACTGCAACCGGCCCCAGTGGGTGCCGGTCCCCAGCCACGCCGTGGGCAACCAGGAATACCACCTGGTCCGCGCCATGCACCTGGCCGGTCGCTGTGTGGAGTGCGGCGAGTGCGGACGGGCCTGTCCCGTGGGCATCCCCGTACACCTGCTCACCATCTTCGGCGAGGAGAGCGTACGCAGGCAGTTCGGCCAGGGGGGCGGTGCCAGCTCGACCCTCGACTTCGCCCTGTCCACCTTCCGTCCCGACGACCAAGAATCCTTCATCCGGTAG
- a CDS encoding methionyl-tRNA formyltransferase, with protein MAEMVRIAYLGTPGVAVPVLIGLAGLQSVQAVFANPDRPQGRGRRLEAPPVKAKALELGLPVYQPESWRAPETRALWEGLGIDLAIVVAYGHILPPWMLDSCRLGVWNLHFSLLPRWRGAAPVNHAILAGDIETGVSLMRIEPGLDSGPVLAVSRRPIGLADTAETLLAALAGDAAGLLEEKLPILIEGRAQGVVQDPGLVTVASKLDRSMSALDFARGALELHRQVRALQPWPGVELVQGELRLKVCSVGDLSPSGEPAGTLVWDRTGARLSAGDGQALELTSLQRPGKPVQPALQALQPLGSSGRLSFATDL; from the coding sequence ATGGCTGAGATGGTTCGCATCGCCTATCTGGGGACGCCTGGGGTGGCGGTCCCGGTCCTGATCGGGCTTGCCGGGCTCCAGTCTGTCCAGGCGGTCTTCGCCAATCCGGACCGCCCCCAGGGGCGCGGTCGCAGGCTGGAGGCGCCACCCGTCAAGGCGAAGGCGCTGGAGCTGGGGCTTCCGGTGTACCAGCCGGAGTCCTGGAGGGCCCCGGAGACCCGGGCCCTCTGGGAGGGGCTGGGCATCGACCTGGCCATCGTGGTGGCCTACGGACACATCCTCCCCCCCTGGATGCTGGACAGCTGCCGCCTGGGTGTGTGGAACCTCCACTTCTCTCTGCTGCCCCGCTGGCGGGGAGCCGCCCCGGTGAACCACGCCATCCTGGCGGGTGATATCGAGACCGGCGTGAGCCTCATGCGCATCGAGCCGGGGTTGGACTCCGGTCCCGTCCTGGCGGTGAGCCGCCGTCCCATCGGCCTCGCGGACACGGCCGAGACCCTGTTGGCCGCCCTGGCGGGGGATGCCGCCGGCCTTCTCGAGGAGAAGCTCCCGATCCTGATCGAGGGCAGGGCCCAGGGGGTGGTCCAGGATCCCGGGCTGGTCACAGTGGCTTCCAAGCTGGACCGCAGCATGTCGGCCCTGGACTTCGCCCGGGGTGCCCTTGAGCTCCACCGTCAGGTGCGGGCCCTCCAACCCTGGCCCGGTGTCGAGCTGGTGCAGGGGGAGCTGCGCCTCAAGGTCTGCTCCGTGGGAGACCTCAGCCCCTCCGGCGAACCCGCCGGAACCCTGGTCTGGGATCGGACTGGGGCCCGCCTCAGCGCTGGGGATGGCCAGGCCTTGGAGCTGACCAGCCTCCAGCGGCCGGGCAAGCCCGTGCAGCCCGCCCTCCAGGCCCTCCAGCCCCTGGGGAGCTCCGGCCGGCTGTCCTTCGCCACGGACCTCTGA